The Bacteroidota bacterium nucleotide sequence TTGCATAGGTAATAAGCCCAAACAAAGCACCTGACCATAAAGCTCGAGTCCATTCATTTTTCTCGAGCGCAGGTGAAATTACAAACACCACCAATCCCACTAAAAACAAAAGATAAAATAGGATGGCAGCTGTCCAGTTTATTTCGGGTTTCATCAAAAAACCAATTTGGTTTTTATAGAAATTACGGGCAATCACAACCAACCAAACCATGTCAATGGCGAAGAACACAGGAACAGCAATCGCGTAAATTTTAAGGAACATATCGGTACTTTTTAATTTCTTGTTTTATTTAAAAAGGATCTGATAATTCGCTGACGCGGATTAGTTTTTTGTTTACAAATTCATCAATACCCAATTCGGAAAGTTCTCTTCCATAGCCCGAACGTTTGGTGCCGCCAAAAGGTAAATCAGCCTGCGTCCATGTTGGGTGATTAATGAAAACCATACCAGTATCAATCTGGTCTGCAACCCGTTTTCCTCTTTCAATATCTTGCGTGAATACGGAACCGCCTAAGCCGTAGGGTGAATCATTTGCTAATTCTATTGCACCCTGTTCATCTATCACCCTGAAAAATGTAGCAACCGGACCAAACAACTCTTCGTAGTAAACAGGATTATCCCGTTGCATATTAGTAATGATGGTAGGCTCCATAAAAGCACCTTCTCTCTTTAACCTTTTTCCACCTAATACAATTGTTGCACCGCCATCAACCGCATTTTGTACCTGCGTTGCTATTTGCTCCGCTGCTGCTTCACTACTCATCGGGCCTAATTGTGTGTTGGCATCCATAGGGTCACCCACTATTAATTGCGAAAGTTTAGTTTTAAATTTTTCTAAAAAAATATCTGCCACACTTTCCATCACAATAAATCTTTTAG carries:
- a CDS encoding DUF2177 family protein — protein: MFLKIYAIAVPVFFAIDMVWLVVIARNFYKNQIGFLMKPEINWTAAILFYLLFLVGLVVFVISPALEKNEWTRALWSGALFGLITYATYDLTNLATLKDWPLAVVIVDMLWGSLLAASVSVITYFIVLRWVA
- a CDS encoding aldehyde dehydrogenase family protein, with amino-acid sequence KRFIVMESVADIFLEKFKTKLSQLIVGDPMDANTQLGPMSSEAAAEQIATQVQNAVDGGATIVLGGKRLKREGAFMEPTIITNMQRDNPVYYEELFGPVATFFRVIDEQGAIELANDSPYGLGGSVFTQDIERGKRVADQIDTGMVFINHPTWTQADLPFGGTKRSGYGRELSELGIDEFVNKKLIRVSELSDPF